One genomic segment of Trichoplusia ni isolate ovarian cell line Hi5 chromosome 5, tn1, whole genome shotgun sequence includes these proteins:
- the LOC113494499 gene encoding uncharacterized protein LOC113494499, which yields MPSDKDSSNRRLATPSRGPHDEAGRRSRSRSRRDALSRSSRCEPDRGRSQSFSDREKELKLQQERVRTLEFELERERSVRQSRRYSPRSSRQHSPEPDQPRTRVSDLPRDSSSRRILQRQYDSNDRCSQSRSHIDTRRDVMRATPPLRERTPVFTAGDVANIINSLKYSKPQPSPANTPALNTSQTKSKNILPDFDPSSKNQRVDIWLKKVNESAAVYGWDERTTVYFAMQKLQGLAKVWYEGLNSILFSWPEWQTKLLSAFPCEQNYGQALEDMLKRKSRYNEPIELYFYEKLALVNQCDIEGKRAVDCIIHGLSDKTVKTSALALRCTNPEQLLQFLMSNKENHPFVERNMDENNKTNDEQSSNSNSRPPVDKTERSQFTSSCFNCKEPGHPFFKCPKPLIKCTQCDKLGHTADKCNSKVSQDNKGPPSKTMCIHTKF from the coding sequence ATGCCTAGTGACAAGGATAGTTCGAATCGGAGGTTGGCCACGCCATCTCGTGGGCCCCATGACGAGGCGGGGAGGCGCAGCCGCAGCCGCAGCCGCCGTGATGCCCTGAGTCGGAGCAGTCGCTGCGAGCCGGACCGCGGCCGCAGCCAGAGCTTCAGTGATCGGGAGAAGGAATTGAAGCTGCAGCAGGAACGGGTTCGTACACTAGAGTTCGAACTTGAGAGGGAGAGAAGCGTGCGACAGTCGCGTCGGTACTCGCCACGTTCTTCGCGGCAGCACTCCCCAGAGCCCGACCAGCCGCGAACTCGTGTCTCTGATTTACCTCGAGATTCTTCTTCACGTCGAATCCTTCAACGACAATACGATAGCAACGATAGATGTTCACAATCTCGATCACATATTGATACGCGACGTGACGTCATGCGAGCTACGCCGCCACTACGCGAACGTACCCCTGTTTTCACGGCCGGTGATGTggccaatattataaattcattaaaatattccaaaCCTCAGCCGTCACCAGCGAACACTCCCGCTCTAAATACTagtcaaacaaaaagcaaaaacattttGCCAGATTTTGATCCTTCTTCAAAAAATCAAAGAGTAGATATATGGCTTAAGAAAGTAAACGAGAGTGCTGCTGTTTACGGCTGGGACGAAAGAACCACTGTCTATTTCGCCATGCAAAAGCTCCAGGGGCTGGCCAAGGTCTGGTACgaaggattaaattctatattatttagCTGGCCTGAATGGCAAACCAAATTACTTAGCGCTTTCCCGTGTGAACAGAACTACGGCCAGGCCCTGGAAGACATGTTAAAAAGGAAAAGTAGATACAATGAACCTATTGAATTGTACTTTTATGAAAAGTTAGCTCTCGTGAACCAGTGTGACATAGAAGGCAAGCGGGCAGTAGATTGCATTATACATGGACTTAGCGATAAAACTGTAAAGACGAGCGCGTTGGCTTTGAGATGTACTAACCCTGAACAGTTACTACAATTTCTCATGAGCAATAAGGAAAATCATCCTTTTGTAGAGCGCAATATGGATGAGAACAACAAAACTAATGATGAACAATCTAGTAATTCAAATAGTCGCCCGCCGGTGGACAAGACTGAAAGGTCACAGTTCACTTCTTCATGCTTCAATTGCAAGGAGCCCGGTCACCCTTTCTTTAAGTGCCCCAAACCTCTCATTAAGTGCACTCAGTGTGACAAATTAGGCCACACTGCTGATAAGTGCAATTCCAAAGTATCACAGGACAATAAAGGACCACCTTCAAAAACGATGTGCATCCACACTAAATTCTAA